The following are from one region of the Stanieria sp. NIES-3757 genome:
- a CDS encoding DegT/DnrJ/EryC1/StrS aminotransferase, which yields MPETSSGKSTGCLTSMTIDPKQFGKNREEIYSQLTQQQIETRPVWKPLHLQPVSKGCECINVQ from the coding sequence ATGCCTGAAACTTCTTCTGGCAAATCTACTGGTTGCCTTACCTCTATGACTATCGACCCCAAACAGTTTGGCAAAAACCGAGAAGAAATTTACTCTCAACTAACTCAACAGCAAATAGAAACTCGTCCTGTTTGGAAACCACTTCATCTACAACCAGTATCTAAAGGTTGTGAATGTATTAATGTGCAGTAG